Proteins encoded in a region of the Odocoileus virginianus isolate 20LAN1187 ecotype Illinois chromosome 9, Ovbor_1.2, whole genome shotgun sequence genome:
- the SLC32A1 gene encoding vesicular inhibitory amino acid transporter — MANLLRSKLSNVATSVSNKSQAKVSGMFARMGFQAATDEEAVGFAHCDDLDFEHRQGLQMDILKSEGELCGDEGAEPPVEGDIHYQRGGGAPLPPSGSKDQALGAGGEFGGHDKPKITAWEAGWNVTNAIQGMFVLGLPYAILHGGYLGLFLIIFAAVVCCYTGKILIACLYEENEDGEVVRVRDSYVAIANACCAPRFPTLGGRVVNVAQIIELVMTCILYVVVSGNLMYNSFPGLPVSQKSWSIIATAVLLPCAFLKNLKAVSKFSLLCTLAHFVINILVIAYCLSRARDWAWEKVKFYIDVKKFPISIGIIVFSYTSQIFLPSLEGNMQQPSEFHCMMNWTHIAACVLKGLFALVAYLTWADETKEVITDNLPGSIRAVVNIFLVAKALLSYPLPFFAAVEVLEKSLFQEGSRAFFPACYGGDGRLKSWGLTLRCALVVFTLLMAIYVPHFALLMGLTGSLTGAGLCFLLPSLFHLRLLWRKLLWHQVFFDVAIFVIGGICSVSGFVHSLEGLIEAYRTNAED; from the exons ATGGCCAACCTGCTCCGCAGCAAGCTGTCCAATGTGGCCACGTCCGTGTCCAACAAGTCCCAGGCCAAGGTGAGCGGCATGTTCGCCAGGATGGGTTTTCAGGCGGCCACCGACGAGGAAGCGGTGGGCTTCGCGCATTGCGACGACCTCGACTTTGAGCACCGTCAGGGCTTGCAGATGGACATCCTGAAAAGCGAGGGCGAGCTCTGCGGGGACGAGGGCGCCGAACCACCCGTCGAGGGAGACATCCATTACCAGCGCGGCGGTGGCGCGCCACTGCCGCCCTCGGGCTCAAAGGACCAGGCCCTAGGAGCTGGTGGAGAGTTTGGGGGCCACGACAAGCCCAAGATCACGGCGTGGGAGGCGGGCTGGAACGTGACCAACGCTATCCAG GGCATGTTCGTGCTGGGCCTGCCCTACGCCATCCTGCACGGCGGCTACCTGGGATTGTTCCTTATTATCTTCGCCGCCGTGGTGTGCTGCTACACCGGCAAGATCCTCATCGCCTGCCTGTACGAGGAGAACGAGGACGGCGAGGTGGTGCGCGTGCGGGACTCGTACGTGGCCATTGCCAACGCCTGCTGCGCCCCGCGCTTCCCCACGCTGGGCGGCCGCGTGGTGAACGTGGCGCAGATCATCGAGCTGGTGATGACTTGCATCCTGTACGTGGTGGTGAGCGGCAACCTCATGTACAACAGCTTTCCGGGGCTGCCCGTGTCGCAGAAGTCTTGGTCCATCATCGCCACGGCGGTGCTGCTGCCTTGCGCCTTCCTTAAGAACCTCAAGGCCGTGTCCAAGTTCAGCCTGCTGTGCACGTTGGCCCACTTCGTCATCAACATTCTGGTCATTGCCTACTGCCTGTCGCGGGCGCGCGATTGGGCCTGGGAGAAGGTCAAGTTCTACATCGACGTCAAGAAGTTTCCCATCTCCATCGGCATCATCGTGTTCAGCTACACGTCGCAGATCTTCCTGCCTTCGCTGGAAGGCAACATGCAGCAGCCGAGCGAGTTCCACTGCATGATGAACTGGACGCACATCGCCGCCTGCGTGCTCAAAGGCCTCTTCGCGCTCGTCGCCTACCTCACCTGGGCCGATGAGACCAAGGAGGTCATCACGGATAACCTGCCCGGGTCCATCCGCGCCGTGGTCAACATATTCCTGGTGGCCAAGGCGCTGCTCTCCTACCCCTTGCCCTTCTTCGCTGCTGTCGAGGTGCTGGAGAAGTCGCTTTTCCAGGAAGGCAGCCGCGCCTTCTTCCCCGCCTGCTACGGCGGCGACGGGCGCCTCAAGTCGTGGGGGCTGACGCTGCGCTGCGCGCTGGTGGTCTTCACGCTGCTCATGGCCATCTACGTGCCGCACTTCGCGCTGCTCATGGGCCTCACCGGCAGCCTCACAGGCGCCGGCCTCTGCTTCCTGCTGCCCAGCCTCTTCCACCTGCGCCTGCTCTGGCGCAAGCTGCTGTGGCACCAGGTCTTCTTCGACGTCGCCATCTTCGTCATCGGCGGCATCTGCAGCGTGTCCGGCTTCGTGCACTCTCTGGAGGGCCTCATTGAGGCCTACCGAACCAACGCGGAGGACTAG